A window of Clostridioides sp. ES-S-0010-02 genomic DNA:
TGTTTGTATTTTTAGGATTCCAGAAGGTATATCTATCTCTAGTCCCCCATCTCATTGTATGAGTTGCAATACTAGATTAAAGACTATGGACTTAATACCAGTTTTTAGCTATTTAATGAGTGGGAGAAAATGCAGATATTGTGGTGAGAAAATTTCTAGTAGATATGCTATAGTAGAGTTAATTACAGGAATTTTATTTTTAACAGTATTTATGGTTTATGGAATATCCATATCGACTATTTATTATTTGGTTCTTGTATCTTTATTAATTGTAATAACATTTATAGATATTGACCACTTTATAATACCAGATAGGATACTAGTTTTTGGGGCTATATTTGCTATAATTTTTAATCTTCTACTAAAAGAAGTTTCAATTAAAGATTCTATTATAGGTGCTTTTGTATGTGGAGGAAGCGTTTGGCTTATAGTAGTTCTAATTGAATTCATAATAAAAAAAGAATGCATGGGTGGAGGAGATATTAAACTATTCGCAATGTTAGGCTTATATATGGGTGCTAAAAATGGTCTTTTAACAGCTTTACTGAGTGTTTATGTAGGGGCAGTATATGGAATTTGTGTGATAGTTTTGAGCAAGATAAAGGGAAAGAAATACAATTCTGTTATACCTTATGGGCCATTTATATCAATTGGAGCATTAATAACAATTTTATTTGGAAGACAATTACTTGAATTTTACTTTTCTATACTTATGTAGAGGATAGTTAAATTTAATGTAATTTTAATTTTTATAAAAGTGAATTAAAGTAATCAATAAGGACAATATTATTATTAACCCTACTACAGAGTACTGTAGACTATGGAGTATATAATAATAATTTCCTTATTTTTTGCATATTTGATAAATAAATCCTTATATATTTTTTGTGATGGATTAAAGAAAAGTTCGTATAATATGCTTTTTATTTACATAGTAACTGTAGTTTTATCTGTATTAATATATCTAAAATTTGGGATTAGTACAGAATGTGTACAATATATAGTATTGATTCCATTTTTAATAATTATATCTATTATAGACTACTACACAATATATGTATATGATATAACAATAGTTAGTGGTATAATAGTTCAAGGTGTAATTTTTTTAATCTTTTGCAATATAGTGCAAATTGACTATATAAGTCATATATTTGGACTGGCAATAGGTTTTATTATACCTTATATTATTGCTAAATTTACAAAAGGATTAGGCTATGGAGATGTAGGTCTCTATAGCTTATGTTGCTTTGCATTGGGAAATAACTATGGATTTTATGTGATAATTTTATCATTTGTTTTAGCATTTTTATTTTTTGTTATTTTATATGTAATTAAAATTTTTAAAAATATAAATATCAAAAAACAAATTCCTTTTACACCATTTATTTCTCTAGCGACAATTATAATAATATTTACAGAGTATAATATATTTGATTTTTATTATAGTTTGTTATATAAATTTCTATAACAGGAGGTAAAAAATGTACGTAGTAGTAGGGTTAGGAAATCCAGGAAAAAAATACGAAAAGACTAGACATAACGTTGGATTTGATGTCATAGATATTCTTGCAAAAGAATACAACATTAGTGTTACTAAAATAAAACACAAAGCTTTAATTGGCGAAGGTAGAGTAGGTACTGAAAAAGTATTACTAGTAAAACCACAAACTTATATGAATTTAAGTGGAGAAACATTAATAGATATATATAAATATTATAAGGTAGATTTAAATAATATAGTAGTAGTGTATGATGATATAGATTTAGATGTTGGAAAGATACGCATAAGAAAAAAAGGAAGTGGTGGTACTCATAATGGAATGAAATCTATAACGAAGTGTTTAGGTTCAAATGATTTCCCAAGAGTAAGAGTAGGTGTATCTAAGCCAGAAGTTGGCCAAGACTTAGCAGATTTTGTACTTTCTAGATTTAGAAAAGAAGAATCTGATAATATAAATGAAGCACTAGAAAAAGCGGCGTGTGCTGTTGACTCAATAATAAGAGAAAATATAGACATGTCTATGAACAAATACAATGGATAGTGAGAGGGAGATTTAAATGAATGATGTTTTTTTATATCCTTTGCAGAACTCAAAAGAGTATAAAGATATAATAAACTGCATAAAAAATACAAAAGGCTCATTATTGGTTAATGGACTTTTACCAGTACAAAAACCTCATATATCATATTCTATGTTTAATGATTTGTCACGACAAATGATTTTTATCACAAGTAGTGATTTAGAAGCAAAAAAAGTATATGAAGATTTAAATTTTTATGTTGGGGATAAGGTCGAATATTTAGGGTTTCAAGATATTTACTTTTATCATTTAGATGCAAAGGACAGAAACGAAGAAGCAAAAAAATTAAAGGTGTTGTTAAAACTAGCAAAGAAAGAAAAAATAATTTTAGTGACTTCTATTGAAGCCGTTTTAAGAAAATATATACCAAAACAAGTTTTACTTGATAGTGTGTCTCATTACAAAGTGGGGGATAGTTTAGATTTAGAAAAATTAACTGAGAAGTTAGTTTCCTTAGGATATGAAAGAGTTTCAAAAATAGAGGGGTTTGGTCAATTTAGTATAAGAGGTGGAATTATTGATGTGTTCTCGCTTGAGTATACAAATCCGATTCGTATGGAATTATTTGATGATGAGATAGATTCCATACGAACTTTTGACGTATTTTCTCAAAAATCAATTGATAAATTACAACAATTCTCTATAACCCCTTCAAGAGAATTTATTTATCCAGA
This region includes:
- a CDS encoding prepilin peptidase, which produces MEIIVVNLYVFVVGLVFGSFFNVCIFRIPEGISISSPPSHCMSCNTRLKTMDLIPVFSYLMSGRKCRYCGEKISSRYAIVELITGILFLTVFMVYGISISTIYYLVLVSLLIVITFIDIDHFIIPDRILVFGAIFAIIFNLLLKEVSIKDSIIGAFVCGGSVWLIVVLIEFIIKKECMGGGDIKLFAMLGLYMGAKNGLLTALLSVYVGAVYGICVIVLSKIKGKKYNSVIPYGPFISIGALITILFGRQLLEFYFSILM
- a CDS encoding aminoacyl-tRNA hydrolase, which codes for MYVVVGLGNPGKKYEKTRHNVGFDVIDILAKEYNISVTKIKHKALIGEGRVGTEKVLLVKPQTYMNLSGETLIDIYKYYKVDLNNIVVVYDDIDLDVGKIRIRKKGSGGTHNGMKSITKCLGSNDFPRVRVGVSKPEVGQDLADFVLSRFRKEESDNINEALEKAACAVDSIIRENIDMSMNKYNG
- a CDS encoding prepilin peptidase produces the protein MEYIIIISLFFAYLINKSLYIFCDGLKKSSYNMLFIYIVTVVLSVLIYLKFGISTECVQYIVLIPFLIIISIIDYYTIYVYDITIVSGIIVQGVIFLIFCNIVQIDYISHIFGLAIGFIIPYIIAKFTKGLGYGDVGLYSLCCFALGNNYGFYVIILSFVLAFLFFVILYVIKIFKNINIKKQIPFTPFISLATIIIIFTEYNIFDFYYSLLYKFL